The sequence TTCTGGCTCTCCAAGTAGTCCAGGTATTTCACTCACTGCTTTTTTCGCCTCCTCAATGAGGATTCTCTCAACTTTTTCAGGGTCAGAAGAATAACTTACACTAATTGGTATTAGCAGAGACATACGTTTTTCAGGCAGATAATAGTTTGTTAAAAGATTTTGTGTTATCTTGCTGTTCGGAATTATAACCATGTTGTTTGACGGCGTCCTTATTCTTGTAGTTCTCCAGGTAATATCCTCAACATAACCATTCTGTCCTGTTTCGAATCCTACAAAGTCACCAACCCTTATGGGCTTTTCAATAAGAATATAGATTCCGGCAAAAAGATTAGCGAGGGTATCCTGAAGTGCGAGGGCAATGGCAAGACTTCCAACGCCCAAGGCAGCAATAAGAGGGGCGATGGAGATTCCAAGAGTCGTAAGTATTATTAAAAAACCTATAACGAGAATTGTACCTTTTAATATTCCGTAAGCAATGCCTGTTGTGGGAATAGGAAGTGCTAATTGCTGTACATATACTCTGAATACCTTATCCATAAGGTTGGCAGTAGCTATGGTGATAGAAAGGATCACAAGTACATTAATAGTCTTAGCGAGATAAAAGAGATACCTCTCTGGAAGTATTTCAAGCTTAGGCTGTCCAATAGACTCCTTACTTAAACCTCAAAGCATGCATGGGACAGCTATCCAGACATTGGTAACACTTTAAACAATCTTTATTTCTCACCGTTCTCTCTACCTTCCCAACTAAATCCCCTATACAAAGGGACAAACTACATACTTTTTGGCAATTTCCACATTTTATACAATTTTCTTTTACTTCCATAACTACTTTACCTTCGGAAAACCAACTCAAAATTGTGCCCTCCAGACAGATTAAGCAAAAAGTTCGCTCTCCAAACAAGATCCCTAAAATAATGCCTAAAGTAGTTACCGTTACATAGTAATAAACAAAAACCCTTCCTGTCTTAATTAAACTTATCTGGTCAAAAGTAGTCGCCAAATAAAAAAATAAAAATAGACAAGAAAAAATAAGAAAGAATAGTCGACGATATCTAATATCTTTAAATATTTTAGGTCTTTCATGGTTTAAACTAATCTTTTTAATAATTATCTCAAATAAGCTTCCTCTTGGGCAAAACCAACCACAAGAAACTCGTCCTTTATAAAAGGCAATTAGTAACATCAAGATAAAGAATAAAGGAATAAATATCCCTATTAGAGGATAATGCCACCCCCCATCTACAAAGACAAAAAGAAAGATCAACATTAAGTATTGAATCTTCTTTCGACGTAAGTTCAAATTCTTAATCTTTAAACTTTCCTCAATGGTATTACCGAGCATTGGGGTCATATTGGGTTAAAAAACTCTTCTTAAATTCTAAAAAACGATCTTCCATAATTGAACTTCGAATATCTTGTAAGAATTTTAATATAAAGTGTAGATTATGTAAAGTGTTTAATCTATACCCTAAAATCTCTCCTACATTAATTAAATGTCTAATATAAGCTCTTGAGTAATTTTGACAAGCATAACAATGACATTCTTCATCTAAAGGTAAAAAATCTTTAGCATACTTAGCGTTTCTTACCACCAAGGGACCGTGGCGAGTAAAGACAGTTCCCGTTCGCGCATGCCGGGTAGGAATTACACAATCAAACATATCCACCCCTTGCTCTACTGCTTCTAAAATATCTTCAGGAAAACCTACCCCCATTAAATAACGAGGCTTATTTAATGGTAAAAAAGGAGCTGTAAAGCTTAAAACTTCATAAATTACACTTTTTGGTTCTCCTACGCTTAAACCACCAATCGCATAACCTGAAAATTCTAACTCTTTTAACTGTTCGATACTCTTCTTTCGTAAATCCTCATAGGTGCTTCCCTGTACAATCCCAAATAAAATACCCTTATTTTCCTTTTCCTCTTCTAAATAAGCCTTTTGAGATCTTTTTGCCCAACGAGTAGTTCTTTCTAAAGCTTGATTAGCCGCATCATAACTACAAGGATAACCAGGACATTCATC is a genomic window of bacterium containing:
- a CDS encoding mechanosensitive ion channel family protein, which gives rise to MDKVFRVYVQQLALPIPTTGIAYGILKGTILVIGFLIILTTLGISIAPLIAALGVGSLAIALALQDTLANLFAGIYILIEKPIRVGDFVGFETGQNGYVEDITWRTTRIRTPSNNMVIIPNSKITQNLLTNYYLPEKRMSLLIPISVSYSSDPEKVERILIEEAKKAVSEIPGLLGEPESLVRFIPGFGESSLDFTLICQVKEFVDQYPVQHELRKKIFRRLKEEGIKIPFPHRTVYLREEKEK
- a CDS encoding 4Fe-4S binding protein, giving the protein MTPMLGNTIEESLKIKNLNLRRKKIQYLMLIFLFVFVDGGWHYPLIGIFIPLFFILMLLIAFYKGRVSCGWFCPRGSLFEIIIKKISLNHERPKIFKDIRYRRLFFLIFSCLFLFFYLATTFDQISLIKTGRVFVYYYVTVTTLGIILGILFGERTFCLICLEGTILSWFSEGKVVMEVKENCIKCGNCQKVCSLSLCIGDLVGKVERTVRNKDCLKCYQCLDSCPMHALRFK
- the tgt gene encoding tRNA guanosine(34) transglycosylase Tgt; this encodes MEINFKVLKKDKDCQARVGKLVTNHGEVNTPIFMPVGTNAAVKAMSSEELLSLGTEIILANTYHLYLRPGQEIIKLGGGLHKFMHWSKPILTDSGGYQIYSLGAIRKISEEGVKFQSHFDGSYHMFAPELSTNLQLSFGSDVIMVLDECPGYPCSYDAANQALERTTRWAKRSQKAYLEEEKENKGILFGIVQGSTYEDLRKKSIEQLKELEFSGYAIGGLSVGEPKSVIYEVLSFTAPFLPLNKPRYLMGVGFPEDILEAVEQGVDMFDCVIPTRHARTGTVFTRHGPLVVRNAKYAKDFLPLDEECHCYACQNYSRAYIRHLINVGEILGYRLNTLHNLHFILKFLQDIRSSIMEDRFLEFKKSFLTQYDPNAR